The Arctopsyche grandis isolate Sample6627 chromosome 5, ASM5162203v2, whole genome shotgun sequence genome includes a window with the following:
- the LOC143911856 gene encoding embryonic polarity protein dorsal-like isoform X2 — protein MYNGGGPVPGPSHVPQPQHVASQHRQRNSPHVRIVEQPAPKSLRFRYECEGRSAGSIPGAHSTPENKTYPTIEIVGYKGRAVVVVSCVTKDEPYKPHPHNLVGKDGCKKGVCTVEINSESMTVSFSNLGIQCVKKKDIEDALKVREEIRVDPFKTGFQHRSQPTSIDLNAVRLCFQVFLEGRDKGKFTHPLSPIVSDIIFDKKAMSELVICKMSHCSASVAGGQEIILLCEKVAKEDISVRFYEEINGDLKWEGLGEFQHANVHKQVAIAFRTPRYRTLNVEQSVKVYIQLRRPSDGAISDPLPFELLPLDSGRTGLLSRRRKTDYSLINQILASNISQKIKHLPQNTSSTPSPIIIDGNNNSDEQTPSTTSTLTSVIERPISNMNGNITVDLTTPTEEVNKINNSNMFLQNEIKTGNNDKNLNELLDQVAELDQIYSDNQTRISNMTTTVTNNVPNISMDIDDFDDRNTYTSLQLAFRNPISIIEPEMSYEDIITHKGPIIDVMPLKRDTEEKLPPLPPKRIKKAPSVEVLRPRAQTLSSDQDVSNHQSPAIEVSRTQPLKQNSKASVTRSVDRLPTNLPAIPPKKRSFLSRIFNRKSKEKSPPRDGKPLKTVGRSASSISGQRPNRFKQDVTHTSLKGSSGNLSLGTSLRYTDSITHISLHGDDHHNSSPSLNNNHLAPLPPTDGDTILVAENVLAIDASALKKIQDNLDLTEAEHYALYMALAPHATVSEFDELSCYYSPVEGGKFQQITTQSNQESKI, from the exons ATGTATAACGGAGGTGGACCGGTCCCGGGACCATCACATGTCCCTCAGCCTCAACATGTTGCGTCGCAACACCGACAGAGAAACAGTCCCCATGTGAGAATAGTAGAACAGCCCGCCCCAAAATCACTTcg ATTTCGATATGAATGTGAAGGTAGATCGGCTGGGTCTATTCCTGGAGCTCACAGTACACCTGAGAATAAAACATATCCTACCATTGAAATAGTCGGTTACAAAGGGAGAGCCGTCGTTGTTGTCTCTTGTGTAACTAAAGATGAACCATACAA ACCCCATCCCCATAATTTAGTCGGTAAAGATGGCTGCAAAAAAGGTGTATGCACAGTAGAAATCAATTCTGAAAGTATGACTGTCTCATTTAGTAACCTCGGAatacaatgtgtaaaaaaaaaagatatagaAGATGCATTAAAAGTGCGTGAGGAAATTCGAGTAGATCCTTTTAAGA CTGGATTTCAACATCGCTCACAACCTACTAGTATAGATCTGAATGCAGTTCGGTTATGTTTCCAAGTGTTTTTGGAAGGTCGCGATAAAGGAAAATTTACACATCCTCTGTCACCTATTGTATCCGATATTATTTTCGACAAAAAAGCGATGAGCGAACTCGTCATATGTAAAATGAGTCATTGTTCAGCGTCCGTTGCAGGGGGACAAGAAATCATATTATTATGCGAAAAG GTGGCCAAAGAAGACATAAGTGTTAGATTTTACGAAGAAATTAATGGTGATCTTAAATGGGAAGGTCTCGGTGAGTTCCAGCACGCAAATGTACACAAACAAGTTGCGATCGCATTCCGAACCCCTCGGTACCGCACTTTAAATGTTGAACAATCAGTAAAG GTATACATTCAATTAAGAAGACCCTCAGACGGAGCTATTAGTGATCCTTTGCCATTTGAGCTTCTACCATTGGATTCAGGTAGGACAGGTCTCCTGTCTCGTCGGCGAAAAACAGATTATAGTCTCATCAACCAGATTTTAGCGTCAAATATCAGTCAAAAAATAAAGCATTTGCCGCAGAACACGTCATCTACTCCGTCTCCCATTATTATCGACGGCAATAATAACAGCGACGAACAAACACCTTCTACGACATCTACCTTGACTTCTGTAATAGAACGTCCCATTTCAAACATGAACGGAAATATTACAGTAGATCTTACGACTCCCACCGAAGAAgttaacaaaataaacaactcTAACATGTTCTTACAAAACGAAATAAAGACAGGAAATaacgataaaaatttaaatgaacttTTGGATCAGGTGGCCGAACTAGATCAAATCTATTCCGACAATCAAACGAGAATAAGCAACATGACAACGACTGTTACTAATAACGTACCAAACATCAGTATGGACATtgacgactttgacgacagaaACACATACACTAGTCTTCAATTAGCATTTAGAAATCCTATCTCGATAATAGAACCTGAAATGTCCTACGAAGACATAATCACTCACAAAGGTCCCATAATAGACGTCATGCCACTTAAACGCGATACTGAAGAAAAACTTCCTCCACTACCTCCAAAACGTATCAAAAAAGCCCCTTCTGTTGAAGTCTTACGCCCCAGAGCTCAAACACTTTCATCAGATCAAGATGTATCAAATCATCAATCCCCCGCGATAGAAGTATCTCGCACACAACCGTTGAAACAAAATTCTAAAGCCTCCGTGACGCGTTCGGTCGATCGTTTACCCACGAACTTACCTGCGATACCACCTAAAAAGCGCTCGTTCTTATCACGAATCTTCAACAGGAAGAGTAAAGAAAAGAGTCCACCACGGGATGGTAAACCTCTTAAGACTGTCGGTCGCAGCGCTAGTAGTATATCTGGCCAGCGTCCAAATAGATTCAAACAGGATGTGACGCACACATCTCTCAAGGGATCGTCGGGTAATCTCTCATTAGGGACGTCGTTGCGATATACTGACAGTATAACTCATATATCATTGCACGGTGATGATCACCACAATTCGTCGCCATCCCTCAATAACAATCATCTCGCTCCTTTACCCCCAACCGACGGAGATACAATCCTCGTTGCCGAAAATGTTCTGGCAATCGATGCATCAGCTCTTAAAAAGATCCAAGACAACTTAGACCTAACGGAAGCAGAGCACTATGCCCTTTATATGGCTTTGGCGCCGCATGCCACCGTTTCAGAGTTCGATGAACTCAGTTGTTATTATTCTCCTGTCGAAGGTGGCAAATTTCAACAAATCACCACTCAGTCCAATCAGGAGTCTAAAATTTGA
- the LOC143911856 gene encoding embryonic polarity protein dorsal-like isoform X1 — MDPAAEGDLSICDINHEDEGRQSNINISDVIEVIQTDPTFDATVQHIGSEMYNGGGPVPGPSHVPQPQHVASQHRQRNSPHVRIVEQPAPKSLRFRYECEGRSAGSIPGAHSTPENKTYPTIEIVGYKGRAVVVVSCVTKDEPYKPHPHNLVGKDGCKKGVCTVEINSESMTVSFSNLGIQCVKKKDIEDALKVREEIRVDPFKTGFQHRSQPTSIDLNAVRLCFQVFLEGRDKGKFTHPLSPIVSDIIFDKKAMSELVICKMSHCSASVAGGQEIILLCEKVAKEDISVRFYEEINGDLKWEGLGEFQHANVHKQVAIAFRTPRYRTLNVEQSVKVYIQLRRPSDGAISDPLPFELLPLDSGRTGLLSRRRKTDYSLINQILASNISQKIKHLPQNTSSTPSPIIIDGNNNSDEQTPSTTSTLTSVIERPISNMNGNITVDLTTPTEEVNKINNSNMFLQNEIKTGNNDKNLNELLDQVAELDQIYSDNQTRISNMTTTVTNNVPNISMDIDDFDDRNTYTSLQLAFRNPISIIEPEMSYEDIITHKGPIIDVMPLKRDTEEKLPPLPPKRIKKAPSVEVLRPRAQTLSSDQDVSNHQSPAIEVSRTQPLKQNSKASVTRSVDRLPTNLPAIPPKKRSFLSRIFNRKSKEKSPPRDGKPLKTVGRSASSISGQRPNRFKQDVTHTSLKGSSGNLSLGTSLRYTDSITHISLHGDDHHNSSPSLNNNHLAPLPPTDGDTILVAENVLAIDASALKKIQDNLDLTEAEHYALYMALAPHATVSEFDELSCYYSPVEGGKFQQITTQSNQESKI; from the exons aagGCGATTTGTCAATTTGTGACATAAATCATGAGGACGAAGGTCGACAATCGAATATCAATATCAGTGATGTCA TTGAAGTTATACAGACAGATCCAACTTTTGACGCTACCGTACAACACATCGGCTCCGAGATGTATAACGGAGGTGGACCGGTCCCGGGACCATCACATGTCCCTCAGCCTCAACATGTTGCGTCGCAACACCGACAGAGAAACAGTCCCCATGTGAGAATAGTAGAACAGCCCGCCCCAAAATCACTTcg ATTTCGATATGAATGTGAAGGTAGATCGGCTGGGTCTATTCCTGGAGCTCACAGTACACCTGAGAATAAAACATATCCTACCATTGAAATAGTCGGTTACAAAGGGAGAGCCGTCGTTGTTGTCTCTTGTGTAACTAAAGATGAACCATACAA ACCCCATCCCCATAATTTAGTCGGTAAAGATGGCTGCAAAAAAGGTGTATGCACAGTAGAAATCAATTCTGAAAGTATGACTGTCTCATTTAGTAACCTCGGAatacaatgtgtaaaaaaaaaagatatagaAGATGCATTAAAAGTGCGTGAGGAAATTCGAGTAGATCCTTTTAAGA CTGGATTTCAACATCGCTCACAACCTACTAGTATAGATCTGAATGCAGTTCGGTTATGTTTCCAAGTGTTTTTGGAAGGTCGCGATAAAGGAAAATTTACACATCCTCTGTCACCTATTGTATCCGATATTATTTTCGACAAAAAAGCGATGAGCGAACTCGTCATATGTAAAATGAGTCATTGTTCAGCGTCCGTTGCAGGGGGACAAGAAATCATATTATTATGCGAAAAG GTGGCCAAAGAAGACATAAGTGTTAGATTTTACGAAGAAATTAATGGTGATCTTAAATGGGAAGGTCTCGGTGAGTTCCAGCACGCAAATGTACACAAACAAGTTGCGATCGCATTCCGAACCCCTCGGTACCGCACTTTAAATGTTGAACAATCAGTAAAG GTATACATTCAATTAAGAAGACCCTCAGACGGAGCTATTAGTGATCCTTTGCCATTTGAGCTTCTACCATTGGATTCAGGTAGGACAGGTCTCCTGTCTCGTCGGCGAAAAACAGATTATAGTCTCATCAACCAGATTTTAGCGTCAAATATCAGTCAAAAAATAAAGCATTTGCCGCAGAACACGTCATCTACTCCGTCTCCCATTATTATCGACGGCAATAATAACAGCGACGAACAAACACCTTCTACGACATCTACCTTGACTTCTGTAATAGAACGTCCCATTTCAAACATGAACGGAAATATTACAGTAGATCTTACGACTCCCACCGAAGAAgttaacaaaataaacaactcTAACATGTTCTTACAAAACGAAATAAAGACAGGAAATaacgataaaaatttaaatgaacttTTGGATCAGGTGGCCGAACTAGATCAAATCTATTCCGACAATCAAACGAGAATAAGCAACATGACAACGACTGTTACTAATAACGTACCAAACATCAGTATGGACATtgacgactttgacgacagaaACACATACACTAGTCTTCAATTAGCATTTAGAAATCCTATCTCGATAATAGAACCTGAAATGTCCTACGAAGACATAATCACTCACAAAGGTCCCATAATAGACGTCATGCCACTTAAACGCGATACTGAAGAAAAACTTCCTCCACTACCTCCAAAACGTATCAAAAAAGCCCCTTCTGTTGAAGTCTTACGCCCCAGAGCTCAAACACTTTCATCAGATCAAGATGTATCAAATCATCAATCCCCCGCGATAGAAGTATCTCGCACACAACCGTTGAAACAAAATTCTAAAGCCTCCGTGACGCGTTCGGTCGATCGTTTACCCACGAACTTACCTGCGATACCACCTAAAAAGCGCTCGTTCTTATCACGAATCTTCAACAGGAAGAGTAAAGAAAAGAGTCCACCACGGGATGGTAAACCTCTTAAGACTGTCGGTCGCAGCGCTAGTAGTATATCTGGCCAGCGTCCAAATAGATTCAAACAGGATGTGACGCACACATCTCTCAAGGGATCGTCGGGTAATCTCTCATTAGGGACGTCGTTGCGATATACTGACAGTATAACTCATATATCATTGCACGGTGATGATCACCACAATTCGTCGCCATCCCTCAATAACAATCATCTCGCTCCTTTACCCCCAACCGACGGAGATACAATCCTCGTTGCCGAAAATGTTCTGGCAATCGATGCATCAGCTCTTAAAAAGATCCAAGACAACTTAGACCTAACGGAAGCAGAGCACTATGCCCTTTATATGGCTTTGGCGCCGCATGCCACCGTTTCAGAGTTCGATGAACTCAGTTGTTATTATTCTCCTGTCGAAGGTGGCAAATTTCAACAAATCACCACTCAGTCCAATCAGGAGTCTAAAATTTGA
- the LOC143911855 gene encoding uncharacterized protein LOC143911855: protein MSAKENNSEVAVEKGAEEKAPADKCDLKGTKRPSEDKTPEAKKYRKEENGGGGEPERIADFAEDEEEPEIEEEDEEDDIGEGEEDELEGEDEELEEEDMGAEEEEEDA, encoded by the exons ATGAGCGCGAAGGAGAATAATAGCGAGGTAGCCGTCGAGAAGGGAGCCGAGGAGAAGGCGCCAGCGGACAAGTGCGACCTCAAAGGCACCAAAAGACCCAGCGAG GACAAGACCCCTGAagcgaaaaaatacagaaaagaAGAGAACGGCGGAGGAGGTGAGCCCGAACGCATCGCCGATTTCGCGGAGGACGAAGAAGAACCCGAAATCGAGGAAGAGGATGAAGAGGACGACATCGGCGAAGGCGAAGAAGACGAATTAGAAGGAGAAG ATGAGGAATTGGAGGAGGAAGACATGGGAGcggaagaggaagaagaagacgcGTAA
- the LOC143912371 gene encoding uncharacterized protein LOC143912371, producing the protein MNVLLKLRKVTVTFIYCFDNYYFIDPVELKRKRQRSNGDANSLLRHLHPPAQDIAYADQLAHLPVYNPNIFSPESNIKIEPIEQTPSPYGGNYGQLMYRTMQATPSPQPYPTPSPPHDFVPGVCINLENSLLPQNQLPLVQIPQDHATFSNLFTEFIETQQPSDISGLSLLLEGTESAGRLDSNQMNIEQESMMDSLSRLTTRAYDALNGACDMTNNQ; encoded by the exons ATGAATGTTCTATTGAAAtta aGAAAAGTCACTGTTacgtttatttattgttttgataattattattttatagacCCTGTAGAGTTGAAGCGAAAGAGGCAGAGATCTAACGGAGATGCAAACTCTCTTCTAAGACATTTACATCCGCCGGCGCAAGACATTGCCT ATGCGGATCAATTGGCTCACTTGCCAGTATACAACCCCAACATATTTTCACcagaatcaaatataaaaattgaaccaATAG AACAAACGCCTTCTCCCTACGGAGGAAATTATGGTCAATTAATGTACAGGACAATGCAGGCTACTCCGTCGCCGCAGCCCTACCCCACACCGTCACCACCACACGATTTTGTACCAGGAGTGTGCATAAATTTAGAGAACTCCCTCCTACCGCAAAATCAATTGCCCCTAGTGCAAATCCCACAAGACCATGCCACATTTAGTAATTTATTCACAGAATTTATAGAGACCCAACAGCCCAGTGACATATCTGGGCTTTCGTTGTTACTAGAAGGTACTGAATCGGCAGGTAGATTGGACAGTAACCAAATGAACATTGAACAAGAAAGTATGATGGACAGTTTATCTAGGTTAACAACACGTGCATACGATGCTCTTAATGGTGCTTGCGATATGACAAACAATCAATAA